One genomic region from Phocoena sinus isolate mPhoSin1 chromosome 21, mPhoSin1.pri, whole genome shotgun sequence encodes:
- the ERLIN2 gene encoding erlin-2 isoform X1 — protein MAQLGAVLALAASFLCASLFSAVHKIEEGHIGVYYRGGALLTSTSGPGFHLMLPFITSYKSVQTTLQTDEVKNVPCGTSGGVMIYFDRIEVVNFLVPHAVYDIVKNYTADYDKALIFNKIHHELNQFCSVHTLQEVYIELFDQIDENLKLALQQDLTSMAPGLVIQAVRVTKPNIPEAIRRNYELMESEKTKLLIAAQKQKVVEKEAETERKKALIEAEKVAQVAEITYGQKVMEKETEKRISEIEDAAFLAREKAKADAECYTAMKIAEANKLKLTPEYLQLMKYKAIASNSKIYFGKDIPDMFVDSAGSLGKHLEALADKPSFGLEEEASEADAEEN, from the exons ATGGCTCAGTTGGGAGCAGTTTTGGCTCTGGCTGCCAGTTTCTTGTGTGCATCTCTCTTCTCAGCTGTGCACAAGATAGAAGAGGGACATATTGGGGTGTATTACAG AGGCGGTGCCCTGCTGACTTCCACCAGCGGCCCTGGCTTCCATCTCATGCTCCCATTCATCACATCCTATAAGTCTGTGCAG ACCACACTCCAGACAGATGAGGTGAAGAACGTACCTTGTGGGACAAG CGGTGGCGTGATGATCTACTTCGACAGAATCGAGGTGGTGAACTTCCTGGTCCCACACGCAG tgTATGATATAGTGAAGAACTACACTGCCGACTACGACAAGGCGCTCATCTTCAACAAGATCCACCACGAGCTGAACCAGTTCTGCAGTGTCCACACGCTTCAGGAGGTCTACATCGAGCTCTTCG ATCAGATTGATGAAAATCTCAAACTGGCTTTGCAACAGGACCTGACCTCCATGGCCCCCGGGCTCGTCATCCAA GCTGTGCGGGTGACAAAGCCCAACATACCTGAAGCCATCCGCAGGAACTACGAGCTGAT GGAAAGCGAGAAGACGAAGCTTCTGATTGCAGCCCAGAAGCAGAAGGTGGTGGAGAAGGAAGCCGAGACAGAGCGGAAGAAGGCCCTCATTG aggcagagaaagtGGCTCAGGTGGCAGAAATCACCTATGGGCAGAAGGTGATGGAGAAGGAGACGGAGAAGAGGATTTCGGAAATCGAAG ATGCTGCGTTTCTGGCCCGGGAGAAGGCCAAGGCGGACGCCGAGTGCTACACTGCCATGAAAATAGCCGAAGCAAATAAG CTGAAGCTGACCCCTGAGTATTTGCAGCTGATGAAGTACAAGGCCATCGCTTCCAACAGCAAGATTTACTTTGGCAAAGACATCCCTGACATGTTCGTGGACTCTGCGGGCAGCCTGGGCAAGCACCTGGAGGCGCTAGCTGACAAGCCGAGCTTTGGCTTAGAAGAGGAGGCCTCGGAGGCAGACGCGGAGGAGAACTGA
- the ERLIN2 gene encoding erlin-2 isoform X2, whose product MIYFDRIEVVNFLVPHAVYDIVKNYTADYDKALIFNKIHHELNQFCSVHTLQEVYIELFDQIDENLKLALQQDLTSMAPGLVIQAVRVTKPNIPEAIRRNYELMESEKTKLLIAAQKQKVVEKEAETERKKALIEAEKVAQVAEITYGQKVMEKETEKRISEIEDAAFLAREKAKADAECYTAMKIAEANKLKLTPEYLQLMKYKAIASNSKIYFGKDIPDMFVDSAGSLGKHLEALADKPSFGLEEEASEADAEEN is encoded by the exons ATGATCTACTTCGACAGAATCGAGGTGGTGAACTTCCTGGTCCCACACGCAG tgTATGATATAGTGAAGAACTACACTGCCGACTACGACAAGGCGCTCATCTTCAACAAGATCCACCACGAGCTGAACCAGTTCTGCAGTGTCCACACGCTTCAGGAGGTCTACATCGAGCTCTTCG ATCAGATTGATGAAAATCTCAAACTGGCTTTGCAACAGGACCTGACCTCCATGGCCCCCGGGCTCGTCATCCAA GCTGTGCGGGTGACAAAGCCCAACATACCTGAAGCCATCCGCAGGAACTACGAGCTGAT GGAAAGCGAGAAGACGAAGCTTCTGATTGCAGCCCAGAAGCAGAAGGTGGTGGAGAAGGAAGCCGAGACAGAGCGGAAGAAGGCCCTCATTG aggcagagaaagtGGCTCAGGTGGCAGAAATCACCTATGGGCAGAAGGTGATGGAGAAGGAGACGGAGAAGAGGATTTCGGAAATCGAAG ATGCTGCGTTTCTGGCCCGGGAGAAGGCCAAGGCGGACGCCGAGTGCTACACTGCCATGAAAATAGCCGAAGCAAATAAG CTGAAGCTGACCCCTGAGTATTTGCAGCTGATGAAGTACAAGGCCATCGCTTCCAACAGCAAGATTTACTTTGGCAAAGACATCCCTGACATGTTCGTGGACTCTGCGGGCAGCCTGGGCAAGCACCTGGAGGCGCTAGCTGACAAGCCGAGCTTTGGCTTAGAAGAGGAGGCCTCGGAGGCAGACGCGGAGGAGAACTGA